Proteins found in one Betaproteobacteria bacterium genomic segment:
- a CDS encoding MFS transporter gives MFAWLKELTTSERRTLTATFGGWAVDAVDVMVYFYVIPTLITLWGMSKVEAGYITTATVLASAVGGWTAGILADKYGRVRVLQLTVLWFAFFTFLCGFTNSFEQLLVTRALQGLGFGGEWAVGAVLIGEMIRPEHRGKAVGTMQSGWAVGWAGANLLFLLMFSLLPEEWAWRAMFWAGILPALLVFYIRRYVKEPQVYQATKDEVKQRGGHFLEIFSPPMLRTTLLACLMTTGMMVGYFAVFTWLPTYLKTERGLSVLNTGWYTMVIIVGSFLGYIVAAYLSDHIGRRMTFFIFAAGSAAIAVLYTLVPISNEVMLYLGFPLGFFVSGNFSGCGPFLTELFPSRVRGSGQGFTYNFGRGLSAFTAPLVGYLSGGMALGKSIGIVAVIGFFVVILTVSLFPETRGKQLAVYD, from the coding sequence ATGTTCGCATGGCTCAAGGAGCTCACTACGTCTGAGCGCAGGACGCTCACAGCCACATTTGGCGGCTGGGCCGTGGATGCCGTGGACGTCATGGTCTATTTCTACGTGATTCCAACCCTCATTACGCTCTGGGGGATGTCCAAGGTCGAGGCCGGTTACATCACCACCGCCACCGTACTGGCCTCCGCCGTGGGGGGGTGGACGGCAGGGATCCTGGCCGATAAGTACGGACGCGTTCGCGTTCTCCAACTTACCGTTCTGTGGTTCGCGTTCTTCACGTTCCTCTGCGGCTTCACCAATTCCTTCGAACAACTGCTGGTCACGCGTGCCTTGCAAGGCCTTGGCTTTGGGGGTGAATGGGCCGTCGGCGCGGTGCTGATCGGCGAGATGATTCGCCCGGAACACCGCGGCAAGGCCGTGGGCACCATGCAAAGCGGTTGGGCTGTCGGTTGGGCAGGTGCCAATCTGCTCTTCCTGCTGATGTTCAGCCTGTTGCCGGAGGAATGGGCATGGCGGGCCATGTTCTGGGCCGGCATCCTGCCCGCCTTGCTGGTGTTCTACATCCGGCGTTATGTGAAGGAACCCCAGGTCTATCAAGCCACGAAGGACGAAGTCAAGCAACGCGGCGGGCATTTCCTGGAGATTTTTTCGCCCCCCATGTTGCGCACCACGTTGCTCGCGTGCCTGATGACCACGGGCATGATGGTGGGCTACTTCGCCGTGTTCACCTGGTTACCCACCTACCTCAAAACGGAACGCGGGCTTTCCGTCCTGAATACGGGGTGGTACACGATGGTCATCATAGTGGGTTCGTTTCTCGGATACATCGTCGCGGCCTATCTCTCCGACCACATCGGGCGGCGCATGACGTTCTTCATCTTCGCGGCGGGCTCGGCCGCCATTGCGGTGCTCTACACGTTAGTGCCCATCAGCAATGAAGTAATGCTTTATCTGGGATTTCCCTTGGGCTTCTTCGTCTCGGGAAACTTCAGTGGCTGCGGTCCTTTCCTGACGGAGCTTTTCCCCAGCCGTGTTCGCGGCTCCGGCCAAGGATTCACCTACAATTTCGGACGCGGCTTGAGTGCCTTCACCGCGCCCTTGGTAGGATATTTGAGCGGCGGCATGGCCTTGGGCAAATCCATCGGTATCGTCGCCGTGATCGGATTCTTCGTGGTCATTCTCACGGTTTCCCTGTTTCCCGAAACGCGCGGGAAGCAACTGGCGGTCTACGATTGA
- a CDS encoding glyoxalase: protein MAIGKLDHYTIRTTDLEASRKFYTEVMGFTVGHRPPFNFPGIWLYNGTTFPETYGVVHIIGVDPNDKEALNAYMGDRYDVSMLKGTGTVDHMAFRATGFEETKDNLRKQQVPFREATVPNLGLHQVFLEDPSDVTIELNFFANDQG, encoded by the coding sequence ATGGCCATAGGGAAACTCGATCACTACACCATCCGCACCACGGACTTGGAGGCATCCCGCAAGTTCTACACGGAAGTCATGGGATTCACCGTGGGCCACCGCCCGCCCTTCAATTTCCCTGGGATTTGGCTGTACAACGGCACGACATTCCCCGAGACCTACGGCGTGGTGCATATCATCGGAGTCGATCCCAACGACAAGGAAGCGCTCAACGCCTACATGGGCGACCGCTACGATGTCAGCATGTTGAAGGGCACCGGCACCGTGGACCACATGGCGTTTCGCGCCACCGGGTTCGAGGAAACCAAGGACAATCTGCGTAAACAACAGGTGCCCTTCCGCGAGGCGACGGTTCCCAACCTCGGATTGCACCAGGTATTCCTGGAAGATCCGAGCGACGTCACCATCGAGCTGAACTTCTTCGCCAACGATCAGGGGTGA
- a CDS encoding class A beta-lactamase-related serine hydrolase: MTIRWIQHGAALAVLTVCAWVVQAQDLPLAKPEDAGMSSQSLERLDSTFKREIDQGRLPGVVMMVLRRGRLVYSAAMGVQEPGKPMTRDSIFRLYSMTKPWVSVAAIMLMEEGALQLSDPVSKFLPSMKGMQVSVARIDPALGKVSYTQVSADREITVQDLLRHTAGLVYGELSVNAPVKEAYTKAGFYSPEVSFDLRAMTPAEQVERLSKAPLAQQPGAVWEYGLASDVLGRVVEAASGKRLSEFLAERLFKPLKMTDSGFSVPKDKLARMAQPFEKDHATGTPNRLIDISKVPGNDSGGAGGVGTAADYLRFCQMLLNGGQWNGVRILSRTSVALMTSDHLGTKIQAPLTPGELLFGVQGYTFGLGFAVRQGPGVSQVPGSAGEYMWAGFAGTYFYADPKEELIGIYMSQAPGATRQYYRRLFKQLVSQAITD; the protein is encoded by the coding sequence ATGACAATAAGATGGATTCAGCATGGGGCAGCTCTTGCCGTCCTAACCGTATGCGCATGGGTTGTCCAGGCGCAGGATCTGCCGCTTGCCAAGCCGGAAGACGCGGGGATGTCTTCCCAAAGCCTGGAACGGCTGGACAGCACCTTCAAACGCGAGATTGACCAAGGCCGCCTGCCTGGCGTGGTAATGATGGTGCTGCGCCGCGGCCGTCTGGTCTATTCGGCTGCCATGGGTGTCCAGGAGCCCGGCAAGCCCATGACTCGCGATTCGATCTTCCGGCTTTATTCGATGACCAAGCCGTGGGTATCCGTCGCGGCAATCATGTTGATGGAGGAGGGCGCCCTTCAACTCTCGGATCCTGTCTCGAAGTTTCTTCCATCCATGAAGGGGATGCAGGTCAGCGTTGCCAGGATCGATCCCGCTTTGGGCAAGGTGAGCTACACGCAAGTTTCCGCCGATCGCGAGATAACGGTGCAAGATCTTCTGCGCCATACCGCAGGCCTCGTCTATGGTGAGCTTTCGGTGAATGCGCCGGTGAAAGAGGCCTACACCAAGGCGGGTTTCTATTCTCCCGAAGTCAGTTTCGATCTGCGCGCGATGACTCCGGCGGAACAGGTGGAGCGGCTATCGAAAGCCCCGCTCGCGCAACAGCCCGGAGCGGTGTGGGAGTACGGGTTGGCCTCCGACGTGCTGGGTCGCGTGGTGGAAGCGGCGAGCGGCAAGAGGCTCTCGGAGTTTCTCGCGGAGCGTTTGTTCAAGCCCCTGAAGATGACAGACAGCGGATTCTCGGTGCCCAAGGATAAACTCGCACGCATGGCCCAGCCTTTCGAAAAAGATCACGCAACGGGTACCCCCAACCGCTTGATCGACATATCGAAGGTTCCTGGGAACGATTCGGGCGGTGCCGGTGGCGTGGGCACGGCGGCGGATTACTTGCGCTTTTGCCAGATGCTGCTCAATGGCGGGCAGTGGAATGGCGTTCGCATACTCAGCCGTACCAGCGTTGCCTTGATGACTTCCGATCACTTGGGCACGAAGATCCAAGCGCCTCTTACCCCGGGCGAACTGCTCTTCGGGGTACAGGGCTACACCTTCGGTTTGGGCTTTGCCGTGCGCCAAGGCCCGGGCGTTTCGCAGGTGCCTGGTTCCGCGGGTGAATACATGTGGGCCGGTTTCGCCGGGACCTACTTCTACGCCGATCCAAAAGAGGAGTTGATCGGCATCTACATGTCGCAAGCCCCCGGCGCTACCCGGCAGTACTACCGGCGCTTGTTCAAGCAACTGGTTTCTCAAGCCATCACGGATTGA
- a CDS encoding pyridoxamine 5'-phosphate oxidase family protein, whose amino-acid sequence MSNVYGAQHRALQDQFDTRRLADLIEGGFIAKEVDANTKTFIESRDMFFLSTVDQNGNPTVSYKGGDPGFVRVVDSKTIAFPFYDGNGMFYSWGNIAGNAKIGMLFIDFTTPNRLRVQGTAKADMNDPLMLDYAEAQGIVRVTVEGLWPNCPRYVHRFEKVKASRYVPRKACETPLAGWKRMDIVQDALPAKDQGKAAKAGGLLTVEDWFGKLYQGSEEA is encoded by the coding sequence ATGAGCAATGTTTACGGCGCGCAGCATCGCGCGTTGCAGGACCAATTCGACACGCGCCGTTTGGCGGATTTGATCGAAGGCGGCTTCATCGCCAAGGAAGTCGATGCCAACACCAAGACCTTCATCGAATCGCGCGACATGTTTTTTTTGTCCACCGTGGACCAGAACGGCAATCCGACCGTTTCCTACAAGGGAGGCGATCCGGGATTCGTAAGAGTGGTGGACAGCAAGACCATCGCCTTTCCCTTCTACGACGGCAACGGGATGTTCTACTCCTGGGGCAACATCGCGGGTAACGCCAAGATCGGCATGCTGTTCATCGACTTCACCACCCCCAACCGCTTGCGCGTGCAAGGCACCGCCAAGGCCGACATGAACGACCCGCTCATGCTGGACTACGCCGAAGCTCAAGGCATTGTGAGAGTCACCGTCGAAGGCCTATGGCCCAATTGCCCGCGCTATGTGCATCGCTTCGAAAAGGTCAAGGCTTCCCGCTACGTGCCACGCAAGGCTTGCGAAACCCCGCTCGCCGGCTGGAAGCGCATGGATATCGTGCAAGACGCCCTGCCGGCCAAGGATCAAGGCAAGGCCGCGAAGGCCGGCGGATTGCTCACGGTCGAGGATTGGTTCGGAAAGTTGTACCAAGGTAGTGAAGAAGCCTAA
- a CDS encoding PIN domain-containing protein — MIYLDTSVLVPLIVPEAASVKARAWRASLGSQGEKELALSTWTITEFSSAIGLKVRNREITRGQGEAAIALLEETVLPHLSILEVTTTDFRLAESMLREFTLGLRAGDALHLAIASRRAVREIAALDHKLNKAAEALKMPTSRI, encoded by the coding sequence ATGATCTATCTGGACACGAGCGTGCTAGTTCCTTTGATTGTTCCGGAGGCGGCATCAGTAAAAGCACGTGCTTGGCGTGCCAGTCTGGGCAGCCAAGGAGAGAAGGAACTGGCCTTGAGCACATGGACCATTACGGAGTTCAGTAGTGCGATTGGCCTTAAGGTAAGAAACAGGGAAATTACCCGTGGACAAGGTGAGGCCGCCATAGCGTTACTTGAAGAGACGGTTCTGCCCCACCTCTCCATCTTGGAGGTAACGACCACGGATTTCCGCCTCGCGGAATCGATGTTGCGTGAATTCACGCTCGGATTGCGGGCGGGCGATGCCTTGCATCTGGCTATTGCATCCAGGCGCGCGGTGCGCGAAATTGCCGCTTTGGACCACAAACTAAACAAGGCTGCGGAAGCCCTAAAAATGCCCACTTCCCGGATATGA
- a CDS encoding alpha/beta fold hydrolase has translation MPILQTHSGHLHYDVCNLVPSWVPDPQTIIFHHGIGANMHIWANWLPVLATQYRLVRFDMRGFGESVVPPKTFAWTFDVLVDDLLQIANAVQAERFHLVGESIGGTAVLAAALKIPHRVLSLTLSNAAARGGLVGNVKGWREILAQGGQAAWARQMMPWRFHPDGLAPDVYAWYTHVHETCSMDATLGLADLLLASDLTPRLSEIKAPTLLLAPEASPFIPLEVMASMRAAIPGAELQVFAHAKHGLPLSHGKACAEVMRDFLRRHRPA, from the coding sequence ATGCCAATCCTCCAAACCCATTCCGGACATCTGCATTACGACGTTTGTAATCTCGTACCCTCATGGGTGCCAGATCCGCAAACCATCATCTTTCATCACGGTATCGGCGCCAACATGCACATATGGGCAAACTGGTTGCCGGTGCTCGCGACGCAATACCGCTTGGTGCGTTTCGACATGCGCGGATTCGGCGAATCCGTCGTGCCACCCAAGACTTTTGCATGGACCTTCGATGTTCTCGTGGACGATCTACTGCAAATCGCCAACGCCGTTCAGGCGGAACGCTTTCACCTCGTGGGCGAATCCATCGGCGGCACCGCCGTGCTGGCCGCGGCATTGAAAATTCCCCACCGCGTATTGAGCCTAACGCTTTCCAACGCCGCGGCACGGGGCGGCTTGGTTGGTAACGTCAAGGGCTGGCGCGAGATTCTCGCGCAAGGCGGGCAAGCTGCATGGGCCCGGCAAATGATGCCGTGGCGGTTTCATCCGGACGGTTTGGCGCCAGATGTATATGCCTGGTACACGCACGTTCACGAAACCTGTTCCATGGATGCCACTCTTGGCTTGGCGGATTTGCTCCTGGCTTCGGACTTGACGCCACGACTAAGCGAGATCAAGGCTCCAACGCTCCTACTCGCACCGGAAGCCAGCCCCTTCATTCCCCTCGAGGTGATGGCCAGTATGCGCGCCGCCATTCCTGGCGCGGAGCTACAAGTGTTCGCACATGCGAAGCACGGGTTGCCGCTTTCGCACGGCAAGGCATGCGCGGAAGTAATGCGAGATTTTCTTCGGCGGCATCGCCCCGCGTAA
- a CDS encoding 2-phospho-L-lactate transferase, whose translation MILALAGGVGGAKLATGLARALPPSELMIVVNTADDFEHLGLHISPDLDTVMYNLAGVHDPELGWGIANETWNFMAALKMLGGETWFQLGDRDLATHLERTRRLKAGEGLTSVTQALHRSLGVQHAIVPMSDDSVRTIVHTESGRLAFQDYFVRLKCEPAVKRIEYEGAARARPSAAFSATLGDERLRGIVICPSNPFLSVAPILAIPGVREKLQSRQVPVIAVSPIVGGRAIKGPAAKLFQELGKEASVTEVARFYRGLVDKLAIDEVDRPSMSAIRDLGIEPVVARTVMSSDADKELLAREVVSACVPGLS comes from the coding sequence GTGATACTCGCCCTGGCGGGTGGAGTCGGCGGCGCCAAGCTCGCCACGGGCTTGGCTCGCGCACTGCCCCCGTCCGAACTCATGATAGTCGTCAACACAGCTGATGACTTCGAGCACTTGGGCCTGCACATCTCGCCCGACCTCGACACCGTGATGTACAACCTCGCCGGTGTCCATGATCCGGAACTGGGGTGGGGTATCGCCAACGAGACCTGGAACTTCATGGCGGCGTTGAAAATGCTGGGCGGCGAGACTTGGTTTCAGTTGGGCGACCGCGACCTCGCCACCCACCTCGAGCGTACACGCCGGCTGAAAGCAGGGGAGGGATTGACCAGCGTCACCCAAGCTCTCCACAGAAGCCTGGGCGTACAGCACGCCATCGTCCCCATGAGCGACGATTCGGTGCGAACCATCGTTCACACCGAAAGCGGCCGCCTGGCTTTCCAGGATTATTTTGTGCGGCTCAAATGCGAACCCGCGGTGAAAAGGATCGAGTACGAAGGCGCCGCGCGGGCACGGCCAAGCGCGGCATTCAGCGCGACGCTCGGCGATGAGCGATTGCGCGGCATCGTGATCTGCCCGTCCAACCCGTTCTTGAGCGTGGCGCCTATTCTTGCAATTCCCGGTGTGCGAGAGAAACTTCAATCCAGGCAGGTACCAGTGATCGCGGTGTCCCCCATCGTGGGCGGGCGAGCCATCAAGGGGCCGGCGGCGAAGTTGTTTCAGGAGCTAGGCAAGGAAGCCTCGGTCACCGAGGTAGCGCGCTTCTATCGCGGGTTGGTGGATAAGCTGGCGATCGACGAAGTGGACCGGCCATCGATGAGCGCGATCCGCGACTTGGGAATCGAACCGGTGGTGGCTAGGACGGTGATGAGCAGCGATGCGGACAAGGAGCTATTGGCTAGGGAAGTAGTGAGCGCATGCGTGCCGGGATTGTCATGA
- a CDS encoding FAD-dependent oxidoreductase, with amino-acid sequence MKNRRALIIGGSVAGLFAGNLLRQHGWEVEIYERVAEPLSSRGAGIATHEELLDLLQRVGVPAGETVGVSLRSRVVFGSSGDIVGELEYPQVLTSWGRIYELLLAQFPSGQYRQGVSVLRVEQNDTEVTAHFDDGSRRGADLLVAADGTRSTIRAQFLPQVTPLYAGYVAWRGVAEEPHLSPETNEDLFGRFSFCLPPGEQLVGYPIAGDGNSAEPGKRRYNIVWYRPADEKTDLVSMLTDAQGKVHEFGIPPPLIRQEVIAKVRADAHRLLAPQFAEVLYRTARPFFQPIYDLESPSLVFGRVVLIGDAAFVARPHVGMGVTKAGSDAAALADALANPAARYSEALREFEKKRLHVGTAMIARARHLGAYMQAQIRNEQERAMAERYRTPEAVMRETAVAFAI; translated from the coding sequence GTGAAGAATAGAAGGGCTCTGATCATTGGCGGTTCTGTTGCCGGCCTGTTCGCCGGCAACCTGCTGCGCCAGCACGGCTGGGAGGTGGAGATCTACGAACGCGTGGCGGAGCCCCTCTCCAGCCGGGGCGCGGGGATTGCCACCCATGAGGAATTACTCGATCTTCTGCAACGCGTGGGGGTGCCGGCGGGGGAGACAGTGGGCGTGAGCTTGCGCTCCCGCGTGGTATTCGGTTCTTCCGGCGATATCGTGGGCGAACTGGAATATCCGCAAGTTCTCACGTCCTGGGGGCGGATCTATGAATTGCTCCTGGCGCAGTTTCCTTCCGGACAATATCGCCAAGGCGTGTCGGTCCTTCGCGTGGAGCAAAACGACACCGAAGTGACGGCGCATTTCGATGATGGCAGCCGCCGCGGCGCGGACCTGTTGGTTGCCGCCGACGGGACTCGGTCCACCATTCGCGCGCAGTTTCTGCCGCAAGTGACGCCGCTCTATGCGGGCTATGTGGCGTGGCGCGGCGTGGCAGAGGAGCCTCACCTGAGCCCCGAGACCAACGAAGATTTGTTCGGCCGCTTCAGTTTTTGTCTGCCTCCCGGGGAACAGTTGGTGGGCTATCCCATCGCGGGGGATGGCAACAGCGCCGAGCCCGGTAAGCGCCGCTACAACATCGTTTGGTACCGGCCGGCGGACGAGAAGACCGATCTGGTGAGCATGCTCACGGACGCCCAGGGCAAGGTGCATGAATTCGGCATCCCGCCGCCCCTCATTCGCCAGGAGGTCATCGCCAAGGTGCGCGCCGATGCGCACCGGCTGTTGGCTCCCCAATTCGCGGAGGTCCTGTACCGTACGGCCCGCCCGTTCTTTCAGCCCATCTACGATCTGGAGTCACCGAGCCTCGTATTTGGGCGCGTGGTGCTCATCGGGGATGCGGCCTTCGTGGCGCGTCCCCACGTGGGCATGGGCGTGACCAAGGCGGGGAGCGATGCCGCAGCCCTTGCCGATGCGCTGGCGAACCCGGCGGCGCGGTATAGTGAAGCCTTGCGGGAATTCGAGAAAAAACGCTTGCATGTGGGAACGGCCATGATCGCGCGGGCACGCCATCTTGGCGCATACATGCAGGCGCAGATTCGCAACGAACAGGAGCGCGCCATGGCGGAGCGCTACCGAACACCCGAGGCGGTGATGCGCGAAACCGCCGTCGCATTCGCAATTTAG
- a CDS encoding type II toxin-antitoxin system prevent-host-death family antitoxin: protein MGAYSVAEVKAHLSAILEAVRNGEEVIITKRGKPVARILPESQNEKKIDWAKIDAFHVTLRKSKASVPSLRKRARY, encoded by the coding sequence ATGGGAGCCTACAGTGTCGCGGAAGTCAAAGCGCACCTTAGCGCAATCCTCGAAGCAGTGCGCAACGGCGAGGAAGTCATTATTACCAAGCGAGGAAAGCCCGTCGCGCGCATTCTTCCCGAGAGCCAGAATGAGAAGAAGATCGATTGGGCCAAGATTGACGCGTTTCATGTAACTTTGCGCAAGAGCAAGGCAAGTGTTCCATCATTGCGTAAACGAGCGCGCTACTGA
- a CDS encoding SDR family oxidoreductase — MRLQGKTAIIVGAGQSPGEGIGNGRATALRFAREGAKILAVDRDLASAEETVAMIAAEKGEAAAFQADVTQESTLAAAVQFAHKLWGHIDILHNNVGVSIGGGDAVLADITEQILDRVSAINLRGTIMACKHVIPIMRAQRSGVIINISSIAAWIDYPLVAYKATKAAMIAFTQQLALQNAAYGIRANVILPGLMNTPMAVDTRALTFGKSRDAVVAERDAKVPLRGKMGTAWDVANAALFLASDEANFITGVSLPVDGGALVRVG; from the coding sequence ATGAGACTCCAAGGAAAAACCGCCATCATCGTCGGTGCCGGCCAAAGCCCAGGGGAAGGTATCGGAAACGGCCGTGCCACCGCGCTGCGCTTCGCGCGCGAGGGCGCCAAAATTCTCGCCGTGGACCGCGACCTCGCCTCCGCCGAAGAAACCGTTGCCATGATCGCCGCCGAGAAGGGCGAAGCCGCCGCCTTCCAAGCTGATGTCACTCAGGAATCCACTCTCGCCGCCGCCGTTCAATTCGCGCACAAGCTGTGGGGGCACATCGATATCTTGCACAACAACGTTGGAGTGAGCATCGGCGGGGGCGATGCGGTGCTGGCGGATATCACCGAGCAAATCTTAGATCGCGTCAGCGCCATCAATCTGCGCGGCACCATCATGGCCTGCAAGCACGTCATCCCAATCATGCGTGCGCAGCGCAGCGGTGTCATCATCAACATCTCTTCCATCGCGGCGTGGATCGATTATCCCCTCGTGGCCTATAAAGCCACCAAGGCGGCGATGATCGCCTTCACGCAGCAACTCGCATTGCAAAACGCCGCTTACGGTATTCGCGCCAACGTCATCTTGCCGGGTTTGATGAATACCCCCATGGCCGTGGATACGCGCGCTCTAACCTTCGGAAAATCCAGGGACGCCGTGGTCGCCGAACGCGACGCGAAAGTCCCTCTGCGCGGTAAGATGGGCACGGCGTGGGATGTGGCCAATGCGGCACTATTTCTCGCTTCCGATGAGGCGAACTTCATTACCGGCGTGTCGCTGCCGGTGGATGGGGGAGCGTTGGTGCGGGTTGGCTGA
- a CDS encoding phytanoyl-CoA dioxygenase family protein, with amino-acid sequence MLTEKEIEHYHERGYVIPNFRLPDELLKRLQKGMADLLAAYTDVKQEDLANPHMLPPVDGANANPFMTAARHPALLDMIEQLIGRDIILWITRILCKPAVKGREVPWHQDGEYWPMRPLATCSAWVAIDPVSTLNGCMRFIPGSHNRKEMYRHHVSNRENLVLNLELDQDQFNEADAVNIELEPGQISLHDVRLIHGSLANNSGQRRGALIMRYMPATSYYDRSLVDQRRDNTPFNIYEQPLWLMRGADRTDKNDLTHGHDSWHKRYAGGTVSSAAVG; translated from the coding sequence ATGTTGACCGAGAAAGAAATCGAGCATTACCACGAGCGTGGCTACGTCATTCCGAACTTTCGGTTGCCGGATGAATTGCTCAAACGGCTGCAAAAAGGAATGGCGGATCTTCTGGCGGCCTACACCGACGTCAAGCAGGAGGATCTCGCCAATCCGCACATGCTACCGCCAGTGGATGGCGCTAACGCCAACCCATTCATGACGGCGGCGCGGCATCCGGCGTTGCTGGACATGATCGAGCAGTTGATCGGCCGCGACATCATCTTGTGGATCACGCGTATCCTGTGCAAACCGGCGGTGAAAGGACGCGAGGTGCCGTGGCACCAAGATGGCGAGTATTGGCCCATGCGGCCGCTCGCCACCTGCTCCGCCTGGGTCGCCATCGATCCAGTATCCACCCTCAACGGCTGCATGCGCTTCATTCCGGGTTCGCACAATCGAAAAGAGATGTACCGGCATCACGTTTCGAATCGCGAGAATCTGGTGCTCAATCTGGAACTCGACCAGGATCAATTCAACGAAGCCGACGCCGTGAATATCGAATTGGAACCCGGCCAGATATCGCTGCACGACGTGCGCCTCATCCACGGATCCCTCGCCAACAATTCCGGCCAGCGCCGTGGCGCGCTCATCATGCGCTACATGCCGGCCACCTCGTACTACGACCGCTCTTTGGTGGACCAACGGCGCGACAACACCCCTTTCAACATTTACGAGCAGCCTCTATGGTTGATGCGCGGCGCGGACCGTACCGACAAGAACGACCTCACCCACGGCCACGATTCGTGGCACAAGCGTTATGCGGGCGGGACCGTGAGTTCGGCGGCGGTGGGGTGA